Proteins from a genomic interval of Medicago truncatula cultivar Jemalong A17 chromosome 3, MtrunA17r5.0-ANR, whole genome shotgun sequence:
- the LOC11435027 gene encoding WAT1-related protein At5g64700 translates to MGELGPYLAVFILQLIYSGMTLLSKAAFNGGMKTSVFVFYRQLIGAIIMVPLFLIFERKQAVPAIFSFITIFKIFMLSLLGITLTLNVNGIALAYTSAMLAAAIVNCLPASTFFFAVMLRVEKVNLRTKSGISKIGSVLLCMAGVAILAFYKGPQLRIARHLLSGYHHNNQEHEYHESYDKKWILGALLLFLGTIMWSLWLVLQAQLLKSYPSKLKFITIQSLSSAIQSFVIAIAFERDIEQWKLGWNMRLLAVVYCGTLVTAVAYYLQALVIDKKGPVFPATWNPLSFIIATIGSVLLLGEPLCLGSVIGGILLVLSLYTVLWAKSKEGITQNSLPIIQDYNECANQVKTEVPCIKPPQ, encoded by the exons ATGGGTGAACTAGGTCCATATTTGGCTGTGTTTATACTACAATTAATATATTCTGGGATGACTTTGCTGTCCAAGGCCGCGTTTAACGGAGGAATGAAAACAtctgtgtttgttttttatagACAGCTGATTGGAGCCATTATCATGGTCCCtttatttttgatatttgaacg GAAACAAGCCGTGCCAGCAATATTCTCATTTATAACCATCTTCAAGATTTTTATGCTTTCATTATTGGG AATTACTTTAACTTTGAATGTGAATGGTATTGCTCTTGCTTACACGTCTGCTATGTTGGCTGCTGCAATTGTTAACTGTCTTCCGGCTTCAACATTCTTCTTTGCTGTTATGCTCAG AGTGGAGAAGGTAAATTTAAGGACAAAATCTGGAATTTCAAAGATAGGAAGTGTATTATTGTGCATGGCCGGTGTAGCGATTCTGGCATTTTACAAGGGACCCCAATTACGGATCGCGCGTCATCTTCTATCTGGATATCATCACAACAATCAAGAACATGAATATCATGAATCATATGAcaaaaaatggattttgggTGCTTTACTCTTGTTCCTAGGCACCATCATGTGGAGCTTGTGGCTTGTACTTCAG gcTCAGTTACTTAAGAGCTACCCTTCAAAGCTAAAGTTCATAACCATTCAGAGCCTATCAAGTGCAATTCAGTCATTTGTCATTGCCATAGCTTTTGAAAGAGATATTGAGCAGTGGAAGTTAGGTTGGAACATGAGACTGCTGGCTGTTGTTTACTGT GGGACACTAGTGACTGCAGTTGCATATTACTTGCAAGCATTGGTGATTGATAAAAAAGGACCAGTTTTCCCAGCAACTTGGAATCCACTGAGTTTTATAATTGCCACAATTGGTTCTGTTTTGCTCTTGGGCGAGCCACTGTGTTTAGGGAG TGTTATAGGTGGGATTTTGCTGGTTTTAAGTCTGTACACTGTTTTGTGGGCAAAAAGCAAAGAAGGAATCACACAAAATTCTTTACCTATTATTCAAGATTATAATGAGTGTGCAAATCAGGTGAAAACAGAGGTTCCATGTATCAAACCACCGCAATGA
- the LOC11420709 gene encoding WAT1-related protein At5g64700, which translates to MKGMKPYVVVFVIQTIYAIMFLLSKAAFDHGINNFIFVFYRQAVATIFLIPFVFIFEWKLAPPLSLRTFCKIFLLSFFGITMAMDLNGVGLIYTSPTLAAASTNCLPVITFFLALLLRIESLKIKTVAGIAKLVGIVACLGGAATLAFYKGPHLQLLSHHHHLLGYHKQHDQSHSPSGTWIKGCFFLLLSNTFWGLWLVLQAFVLKDYPSKLSFTTLQCFLSSIQSLAIALAIERDIEQWKLGWNVSLLAIAYCGIIVTGVGYYLMTWVIEKKGPVFLAMSTPLALIITILSSIFLFGDIISLGSILGGFMLVVGLYSVLWGKSREQTQKASQDLEQASS; encoded by the exons ATGAAAGGAATGAAGCCATATGTGGTTGTGTTTGTGATACAAACTATATACGCAATTATGTTTCTACTCTCAAAAGCTGCATTTGATCATGGCATCAACAATTTCATCTTTGTGTTCTATAGACAAGCAGTAGCAACCATATTCCTTATCCCTTTTGTTTTCATCTTTGAATG GAAACTTGCACCCCCATTGTCTTTGAGGACCTTCTGCAAgattttccttctttctttcttcgg GATTACTATGGCCATGGATTTAAATGGTGTTGGTCTGATTTACACCTCTCCAACTTTGGCAGCTGCTTCCACAAACTGTCTTCCAGTTATCACCTTCTTCTTAGCGCTCCTACTTAG GATCGAAAGTTTGAAAATAAAGACGGTTGCTGGGATTGCTAAGTTGGTAGGCATTGTGGCATGTTTGGGTGGTGCAGCTACCCTTGCCTTTTATAAAGGTCCTCATTTACAACTTTTAAGTCATCATCATCACCTTCTGGGATACCATAAACAACATGATCAAAGTCATTCTCCATCTGGTACATGGATAAAAGGTTGCTTTTTCTTACTGCTCAGCAACACATTTTGGGGCCTATGGTTGGTGCTACAG GCTTTTGTATTAAAAGACTACCCTTCAAAGTTGAGCTTTACGACTCTCCAATGTTTCTTAAGCTCAATTCAATCTTTAGCTATTGCCTTGGCCATAGAAAGGGACATTGAGCAGTGGAAATTGGGTTGGAACGTCAGCCTCCTCGCTATAGCCTATTGT GGAATTATTGTGACAGGGGTCGGATATTACTTAATGACATGGGTCATAGAGAAGAAAGGGCCTGTGTTTCTTGCTATGTCAACACCACTAGCTCTTATTATTACAATCCTCTCCTCTATATTTCTCTTCGGTGATATAATAAGTTTGGGAAG CATTTTAGGTGGGTTCATGTTAGTAGTAGGACTATACAGTGTGCTTTGGGGAAAGAGCAGAGAGCAAACACAAAAAGCCTCACAAGACTTGGAACAGGCATCCAGTTAA
- the LOC11435026 gene encoding WAT1-related protein At5g64700 codes for MGELGPYLAVFIIQLIYSGMTLLSKAVFNGGMKTYVFVFYRQLIGAIIMVPLALIFERKQAVPVTFSFMTIFKIFMLSLLGLTLTLNVHGVALSYTSAMLSGAIVNCLPASTFFFAVLLRVEKVNIRTKSGISKIGSVLLCMAGVAILAFYKGPQLRIARHLPSGYHHNYQQHEDSESYDKKWILGSLLLFLTTITWSLWIVLQAQLLKTYPSKLRFMSIQSLSSAIQSFVIAIAFERDIEQWKLGWNMRLLAVVYCGTLVTAVAYYLQALVIEKKGPVFPATWTPMSFIIATIGSVLLLGEPLCLGSVFGGILLVLSLYSVLWAKSKEGITQNSLPIIQDHKECANQVKTEVPCIKPPQ; via the exons ATGGGTGAACTAGGTCCATATTTGGCTGTGTTTATAATACAATTAATATATTCTGGGATGACTTTGTTATCCAAAGCTGTGTTTAACGGAGGAATGAAAAcatatgtgtttgttttttatagACAACTGATTGGAGCCATTATCATGGTCCCTTTAGCTTTAATATTTGAAAG GAAACAAGCCGTGCCAGTAACATTCTCATTTATGACCATCTTCAAGATTTTTATGCTTTCATTATTGGG ACTTACTTTAACTCTGAATGTGCATGGTGTTGCTCTTTCTTATACTTCTGCTATGCTGTCTGGTGCAATTGTTAATTGTCTTCCGGCTTCGACATTCTTCTTTGCTGTTCTGCTCAG AGTGGAGAAGGTAAATATAAGGACAAAATCTGGAATTTCAAAGATAGGGAGTGTTTTATTGTGCATGGCCGGTGTAGCGATTCTGGCCTTTTACAAGGGACCCCAATTGCGAATTGCACGTCACCTCCCATCTGGATATCATCACAACTATCAACAACATGAAGATAGTGAATCATATGAcaaaaaatggattttgggTTCTTTACTCTTGTTCCTAACTACCATTACCTGGAGTTTGTGGATTGTACTTCAG GCTCAGTTGCTTAAAACTTACCCTTCAAAGCTAAGGTTCATGAGCATTCAAAGCCTATCAAGTGCAATTCAGTCATTTGTCATTGCTATAGCTTTTGAAAGAGATATTGAGCAGTGGAAGTTGGGTTGGAACATGAGACTGCTAGCCGTTGTTTACTGT GGGACACTAGTGACTGCAGTTGCCTACTACTTGCAAGCATTGGTGATTGAGAAGAAAGGACCAGTTTTCCCAGCAACTTGGACCCCAATGAGTTTTATAATTGCCACAATCGGTTCTGTCTTGCTCTTGGGCGAGCCACTATGTTTAGGAAG TGTTTTTGGTGGGATTTTGCTTGTTTTAAGTCTGTACTCTGTTTTGTGGGCAAAAAGCAAAGAAGGAATCACACAAAATTCTTTACCTATTATTCAAGATCATAAAGAGTGTGCAAATCAGGTGAAAACAGAGGTCCCATGTATCAAACCACCGCAATGA
- the LOC11424975 gene encoding uncharacterized protein, with product MQIARWRNILSMKNHIIPPVSHFSAFHSTPCSCHKWNSNPDSRKGQQQPSKDHIRFVTRQKRADAKKALKHLLYSGGSSRFSFEDKKTNWKLDGNSDARSSSYSNKGQPKSGQRFGGKPQKKNKRKIRRQSFCEEGDGQPEQVFHATFGNRSYTWSFCNTNGSSSEHSKYGFEWREHTNKTNRNKWKSASDDEDDGNDKDDGSCRVGSSSDRTILGLPPTGPLKIEDVKIAFRLSALKWHPDKHQGPSQAMAEEKFKLCVNAYKTLCNALSPA from the exons ATGCAAATAGCACGATGGCGAAACATTCTGTCGATGAAGAATCACATAATTCCACCGGTTTCTCATTTCTCTGCTTTTCATTCCACTCCTTGTTCCTGTCACAAATGGAACAGCAACCCC gATTCAAGAAAAGGACAGCAGCAACCATCTAAG GACCATATTAGATTTGTTACTCGTCAAAAGCGTGCTGATGCAAAAAAAGCTCTTAAACATCTCCTTTACAGTGGTGGATCCTCAAGATTTTCATTTGAG gacaaaaaaacaaattggaAGCTTGATGGAAACTCTGATGCTCGTTCAAGTAGCTATTCCAATAAAGGCCAACCAAAGTCTGGTCAACGGTTTGGTGGAAAaccacaaaagaaaaataaac GAAAAATCAGAAGACAAAGTTTTTGTGAGGAAGGTGATGGCCAACCTGAACAGGTATTTCATGCAACATTTGGTAACCGAAGTTATACCTGGTCCTTCTGCAATACGAATGGATCTTCTTCTGAACATTCCAAATATGGGTTTGAATGGAGGGAACATACAAATAAGACAAACAGAAACAAGTGGAAAAGTGCAAGTGATGATGAGGATGATGGTAATGATAAAGATGATGGTTCATGCCGTGTAGGATCAAGTTCTGATAGAACTATTCTTGGTTTGCCTCCAACAGGTCCATTAAAGATAGAAGATGTTAAAATTGC TTTTCGTTTATCTGCTTTAAAATGGCATCCTGATAAGCATCAAGGCCCTTCGCAG GCAATGGCTGAAGAAAAATTCAAACTGTGTGTAAATGCATACAAGACATTATGCAATGCTCTCTCCCCGGCTTAG